The following are from one region of the Salicibibacter kimchii genome:
- a CDS encoding Ldh family oxidoreductase codes for MMSDSFTYIEASHLTEVSALLFESEGMNKEDANTIAKDLVAANLRGLDSHGVSRIPMYLQRIRKGVVNPKPEIKVENITNAVSKINGDAGMGFLAGHRAMTEAMDLARESGIGLVGIHNSTHYGMAALYVMEAMKEGFISMAYTNSSPAIPPWGGRTAYLGANPFAAAVPSGNESPYVLDMAMTVIARGKIRLAATNNEPISEGLALNKDGVPTTDANEAFEGVCLPFGEAKGSALAMLVELLSGVLTGANYGGDVKSLYFDHSEPQNAGHLFIAIRPDLFVSKSEFETRMDEFVKRTKSLPRAKGFDEILIPGEPEERKVQERLRTGIPISENVVADLRQEIKECGIHASI; via the coding sequence ATGATGTCGGACAGCTTCACTTATATTGAAGCATCTCATTTAACAGAAGTTTCCGCTCTGTTATTTGAGAGCGAGGGAATGAACAAAGAAGATGCCAATACCATTGCAAAAGATTTGGTAGCCGCTAATTTAAGAGGGTTGGATTCTCATGGTGTCTCCCGCATTCCGATGTATTTACAGCGGATTCGAAAAGGAGTCGTTAACCCTAAACCGGAGATAAAGGTTGAAAACATAACAAATGCGGTATCAAAAATCAATGGGGATGCCGGTATGGGCTTCTTGGCCGGTCATCGTGCCATGACAGAAGCGATGGATCTGGCTCGTGAGAGCGGCATCGGTTTAGTAGGCATTCATAACAGTACCCATTATGGTATGGCAGCCTTATACGTCATGGAAGCAATGAAAGAAGGCTTTATATCAATGGCCTACACGAATTCTTCCCCTGCCATTCCACCTTGGGGCGGGAGAACGGCATACTTGGGCGCTAACCCGTTCGCTGCCGCTGTACCTAGCGGTAATGAATCGCCTTATGTGTTGGATATGGCAATGACCGTGATCGCGAGGGGGAAAATTCGATTAGCTGCTACGAATAATGAGCCGATTTCTGAAGGATTGGCGCTCAATAAAGACGGGGTGCCTACAACCGATGCGAATGAAGCATTCGAGGGTGTATGCCTTCCATTTGGGGAAGCCAAAGGATCAGCACTTGCCATGCTCGTCGAACTTCTATCCGGTGTTTTGACGGGAGCCAATTATGGCGGGGATGTAAAAAGCTTGTATTTTGATCACTCAGAGCCTCAAAATGCCGGGCACTTGTTCATTGCGATTCGTCCTGATTTATTCGTATCAAAATCAGAATTCGAGACTCGAATGGATGAGTTTGTAAAGCGAACGAAATCACTGCCTCGAGCAAAAGGTTTTGATGAAATTCTCATACCTGGAGAACCGGAAGAAAGAAAAGTTCAAGAACGTCTCCGTACGGGTATTCCCATTAGTGAGAACGTGGTTGCTGATCTACGTCAGGAAATAAAAGAATGCGGCATACACGCGTCGATTTGA
- a CDS encoding sugar phosphate isomerase/epimerase family protein, whose amino-acid sequence MLQFAYPYQTEETSKPLFSAKGSAKEIIPSLASFGYDGIELLVRDAREANLPYLLKLITEENLKVASFATGPMVADDQLSFSSLDKSYRDEAVKRIIDLIRWAEEFECSITIGKLRGQISDEQPRLSWEYMRQSFDRVLDAAEKRNVDILIEPQNENHMNNFNRTDETMSFIQKFNHANVGVMLDCVHMEAELRGSNFVQLFHDAGDKLGFIHLTDSDRLMPGDGTYDINAIVNNIRQLPRVPFVSFEIKQQNSSLAVAKKALKRVKSIWKEGV is encoded by the coding sequence ATGCTTCAATTCGCTTATCCTTACCAAACAGAAGAGACGAGCAAACCATTGTTTAGCGCAAAAGGTTCCGCAAAAGAAATCATTCCTTCTCTGGCATCTTTCGGTTATGATGGCATTGAGCTGTTAGTACGGGATGCACGTGAAGCGAATTTACCTTATTTGTTAAAATTAATCACTGAGGAAAATTTAAAAGTAGCCTCGTTTGCAACAGGACCTATGGTAGCAGACGATCAATTATCATTTTCGTCCTTGGATAAAAGCTATCGAGACGAGGCGGTAAAGCGAATCATTGATTTGATAAGATGGGCGGAAGAATTTGAATGCTCCATTACAATCGGTAAACTGCGCGGACAAATCAGTGATGAACAGCCTCGTTTATCTTGGGAATATATGAGACAATCTTTCGATCGCGTGCTTGACGCTGCTGAAAAAAGGAATGTAGACATTTTAATAGAACCTCAAAATGAAAATCATATGAATAACTTCAATCGTACAGACGAGACGATGTCTTTTATACAAAAATTTAACCATGCCAATGTAGGCGTTATGCTTGATTGTGTTCATATGGAGGCAGAGCTCCGTGGCTCAAATTTTGTTCAATTATTTCACGATGCGGGCGATAAATTAGGCTTCATTCACCTCACTGATAGCGACCGGTTGATGCCCGGCGACGGAACGTATGATATAAATGCAATCGTAAACAATATTCGCCAATTACCACGAGTTCCTTTTGTCAGCTTTGAGATTAAGCAGCAAAATTCTTCGTTGGCTGTGGCAAAAAAAGCGTTGAAACGAGTGAAATCTATCTGGAAGGAGGGGGTTTGA
- a CDS encoding aspartate/glutamate racemase family protein gives MSDNIRIGLIHATMNSVSPILRAFSQLEEKADLVNFMDEGLIYELNETNTVTNRMIMRLSELAGKAVESNVDAILFTCSSFTPYVAKIAELIPVPVLSSDMSMLEKAVEKSSDIVVIATVKAAGPTTERMLNEAAAKRNKKVNIKMFVLREAFQALQNGEPSAHDQLIQEKIQEHEGAETIVLAQYSMARAVESTNFPNVLTGPHVSAQSIMRKAREAEYENR, from the coding sequence ATGTCAGACAACATCCGAATTGGACTCATTCACGCTACAATGAATTCCGTGTCACCTATTCTTCGTGCATTCTCACAATTGGAAGAAAAGGCTGATCTTGTTAATTTTATGGATGAAGGGTTAATTTACGAGCTTAATGAGACGAATACTGTCACAAACCGAATGATCATGCGATTAAGTGAATTAGCGGGTAAAGCTGTTGAAAGCAATGTGGATGCTATTTTATTTACGTGTTCGTCTTTTACCCCATATGTAGCCAAAATTGCTGAACTTATCCCTGTGCCTGTCTTAAGCTCTGACATGAGCATGTTGGAAAAAGCCGTGGAGAAAAGTTCGGATATCGTAGTGATAGCGACGGTAAAAGCAGCGGGCCCGACGACGGAAAGAATGCTTAACGAGGCAGCTGCTAAGAGGAACAAAAAAGTCAACATTAAAATGTTTGTTTTACGGGAAGCCTTTCAAGCATTGCAGAATGGGGAACCTTCTGCCCATGATCAACTCATCCAAGAAAAAATACAGGAGCACGAAGGTGCGGAAACCATTGTTCTTGCCCAATATTCCATGGCGCGTGCCGTTGAATCTACCAACTTTCCCAACGTATTAACAGGTCCGCACGTCAGTGCTCAATCTATTATGCGGAAAGCGCGGGAGGCTGAATATGAAAATAGATGA
- a CDS encoding SDR family NAD(P)-dependent oxidoreductase — translation MKIDDIFSVKEKVVIITGASQGIGKDLATTFAENGAKIALVARDEEKLKKVKAETGLSSDDVEIFPCDITKTESLSDLADQIYRTFGRIDVLINNAGTNITKPATEITESDWDTVHDINLKSAFFFNQAVYPFMKTQGAGKIIHMSSQMEEVGYYNRSAYCSSKGGVKQLTKSLAIEWSADQINVNSVAPTFIETPLTEKMFEDEAFKADVYSRIPLGRLAQTEDLYGAVLYLSSDASNMVTGQTLFVDGGWTVW, via the coding sequence ATGAAAATAGATGACATTTTTTCGGTGAAAGAAAAAGTGGTGATCATTACCGGTGCAAGTCAAGGAATCGGTAAGGATCTCGCGACTACTTTTGCAGAGAACGGGGCGAAAATTGCGCTGGTAGCACGGGATGAAGAAAAATTGAAAAAAGTAAAAGCTGAGACAGGCCTTTCATCCGACGATGTCGAGATTTTTCCTTGCGACATTACAAAAACAGAAAGCCTCTCTGATTTAGCCGATCAAATATATCGAACGTTCGGCCGGATTGATGTCCTTATCAACAATGCCGGGACCAATATAACAAAACCCGCTACAGAGATAACGGAAAGCGATTGGGATACAGTCCATGACATCAACTTGAAAAGTGCCTTTTTCTTTAATCAGGCTGTCTATCCTTTTATGAAGACGCAGGGGGCAGGGAAAATTATTCACATGTCTTCTCAAATGGAAGAGGTTGGCTATTACAACCGTTCCGCTTATTGTTCCAGTAAAGGCGGAGTAAAACAGTTGACGAAATCTTTGGCGATTGAATGGTCAGCTGATCAGATTAATGTCAATTCCGTTGCGCCAACGTTCATTGAGACGCCTTTAACAGAGAAAATGTTCGAAGATGAAGCCTTTAAAGCAGACGTTTACAGCAGGATCCCTTTGGGGCGATTAGCACAAACAGAAGATCTATATGGAGCCGTTCTTTATTTAAGTTCCGACGCTTCGAACATGGTCACAGGCCAAACATTGTTCGTTGATGGCGGTTGGACGGTGTGGTAA
- a CDS encoding GntG family PLP-dependent aldolase, with product MLSGGDYIIDLRSDTLTKPTKEMRKAMFEAEVGDDGREDNLGRGEDPTVNRLEDIAAEVSGKKAALFCNSGAMANLIALLTHCTRGDNVLLGETSHINKSEKAPFMDSFGGLIPRFFVTDPFGTPEINSIKQFIGDDEIKLLCLENTNNFMGGTCMSKEQTKAICHVAHEHAIPVHLDGARIFNASVYYDIPVKKLVEPVDSLMLSLSKGLGAPVGALLCGEKEFISRARKVRKLLGGSMRQSGVVAASGISAIQQEADRLKDDHDHAYRLANMIMNNDKIDIRIDSVQTNMIVVDVSPSGQSAETFESGLLKRGLKVKSISDRHVRMTTYREITRDNMIRAANIINSYCDSL from the coding sequence TTGCTTTCGGGGGGGGATTATATCATAGACTTAAGAAGTGATACATTAACAAAACCGACCAAGGAAATGAGAAAAGCGATGTTTGAAGCAGAAGTCGGGGATGATGGCAGGGAAGATAACTTGGGAAGAGGGGAAGACCCGACTGTTAATAGACTGGAAGACATCGCTGCTGAAGTTTCGGGGAAGAAAGCTGCTCTTTTTTGTAATAGTGGGGCGATGGCCAATCTGATCGCTTTATTAACGCATTGCACAAGAGGAGACAATGTTCTGTTAGGCGAAACATCCCATATAAACAAAAGTGAGAAAGCACCCTTTATGGATAGCTTCGGAGGTTTAATCCCGCGTTTTTTTGTAACAGATCCATTTGGAACCCCTGAAATTAACAGCATCAAACAGTTTATCGGAGATGATGAAATTAAGCTTCTTTGCTTGGAAAACACGAATAATTTTATGGGCGGCACTTGTATGTCAAAAGAACAGACGAAGGCAATCTGTCATGTTGCTCATGAACACGCTATTCCTGTTCATTTAGATGGCGCGAGAATATTTAACGCCTCCGTATATTATGACATACCGGTCAAGAAATTGGTCGAACCGGTGGATTCTCTTATGCTTTCGTTATCCAAGGGATTAGGAGCTCCGGTAGGGGCTTTGCTCTGTGGGGAAAAAGAATTTATTTCACGTGCAAGGAAAGTAAGGAAGTTGCTGGGAGGGTCAATGCGGCAATCAGGTGTCGTCGCTGCTTCAGGAATCTCTGCCATTCAACAAGAAGCGGATAGATTAAAGGACGATCATGATCATGCTTATCGGTTGGCAAACATGATCATGAACAATGATAAAATAGATATTCGCATAGATTCCGTTCAAACAAATATGATCGTTGTTGATGTCTCTCCAAGTGGCCAGTCGGCAGAAACATTTGAATCCGGTCTTTTGAAGCGGGGGCTCAAGGTAAAAAGCATTTCCGACCGCCACGTTAGAATGACCACTTACCGCGAGATAACGAGAGACAATATGATAAGGGCAGCAAATATTATTAACTCGTATTGTGATAGCCTTTAA
- a CDS encoding heptaprenylglyceryl phosphate synthase — protein MEEMKAWRHAFKIDPGRPFSEQWLAEICESGTDVVIVGGTEGTTIDNVTECLAAVRRFSVPCVLEVTELEALTPGFDAYLIPVVLNAHHPAFISGLHQQALKAHGQFLKTADVLGEGYCILNRESSVARRTEADAALDMDDIVAFARFSESVLRMPIFYLEYSGTYGDVEVVKKVNQTLEHARLFYGGGIQTKEQASEMATWADMVVVGNALYENKEEALKTVNAVKETKRQTNKR, from the coding sequence ATGGAAGAAATGAAGGCCTGGCGTCACGCGTTTAAAATCGATCCGGGACGGCCGTTTTCCGAGCAATGGCTCGCGGAGATTTGTGAGTCGGGAACAGATGTGGTTATAGTTGGCGGGACTGAAGGAACGACCATTGATAATGTAACGGAATGTTTAGCGGCTGTCAGGCGTTTTTCAGTTCCGTGTGTACTGGAAGTGACAGAACTGGAGGCACTTACACCCGGATTTGACGCTTACTTGATTCCTGTCGTTTTAAACGCCCATCACCCGGCATTTATCAGCGGTCTTCATCAACAAGCACTGAAGGCCCACGGCCAGTTTCTAAAAACGGCTGACGTCTTAGGTGAAGGATATTGTATTTTGAATCGTGAATCCAGCGTGGCGAGACGAACAGAAGCAGACGCTGCCTTAGATATGGACGATATCGTCGCTTTTGCCCGTTTTTCCGAAAGTGTTTTGCGCATGCCAATTTTTTATCTTGAATACAGCGGTACATATGGGGACGTTGAAGTTGTAAAAAAGGTCAACCAAACGCTAGAACACGCCCGGCTGTTTTACGGCGGGGGGATACAAACGAAAGAACAAGCGAGTGAAATGGCCACATGGGCGGATATGGTTGTCGTAGGCAACGCACTCTATGAAAATAAAGAAGAAGCATTGAAGACCGTAAACGCAGTGAAAGAGACAAAAAGGCAAACCAACAAGCGCTAA
- the pcrA gene encoding DNA helicase PcrA, whose translation MQRNMIEQLLEGLNSEQQRAVKRTEGPLLIMAGAGSGKTRVLTHRIAYLVREKGVAPWNILAITFTNKAAREMKERVGQLISGVADSIWMSTFHALCVRILRRDADRIGINRNFSILDATDQQSVIKQILKDQNLDVKKFPPRTLLGTISGAKNELITAAEYAKNANGPFEEVAADVYKEYARRLRINHALDFDDLIMTTIRLFREMPEALEYYQRKFQYIHVDEYQDTNKAQYMLVKQLAGRFRNTCVVGDSDQSIYKWRGADISNILSFEEDYEEAEVILLEQNYRSTKTILSAANELIKNNSGRKPKNLWTENKEGTRIHFYDAMDEREEAFYVVNQMKEAAQTNEQSYRDFAVLYRTNAQSRVMEELFVKSNIPYQMIGGTKFYDRKEIKDVLAYLRVIANPDDDISLQRIINVPKRGIGATTVDKVAAYANNQNISLYGALLESEQIGLSATVTKKLLGFTEHLNNWIRQQEYLSVIDIIEEVLETSGYREALKVDKTLEAQSRLENMDELLTVAQEFEKRQDDKSLIAFLTDLALVADIDRLDDEEEKQQGMVTMMTLHAAKGLEFPTVFLIGMEEGIFPHNRSLFEEEEMQEERRLAYVGMTRAEEQLHLTKALSRRLYGRAQMNPGSRFINEVPGHLFEAVPETTENVSSNDEVAKGARKHRKVATTTRTGGETHAWKVGDKADHRKWGTGTVVAVKGDDEDQELDIAFPEEGIKRLVAKFAPITRQ comes from the coding sequence ATGCAACGAAATATGATTGAACAATTACTCGAAGGGTTGAATTCGGAACAACAGCGGGCGGTGAAGAGGACGGAGGGCCCGCTATTGATTATGGCCGGTGCCGGAAGCGGGAAAACGCGTGTGCTCACCCACCGGATTGCTTATTTGGTCCGGGAAAAAGGGGTGGCGCCTTGGAACATTCTCGCGATCACCTTTACGAATAAAGCGGCGCGAGAAATGAAAGAACGTGTGGGGCAATTGATCAGCGGCGTTGCCGACAGTATTTGGATGTCGACGTTTCACGCCTTATGCGTGCGGATATTGCGTAGGGATGCCGACCGGATCGGGATTAACCGCAATTTTTCCATCTTGGACGCTACCGATCAACAATCGGTCATTAAGCAAATTCTAAAAGATCAAAACCTGGATGTTAAAAAGTTTCCCCCGAGGACTTTGCTCGGCACGATTAGCGGTGCCAAAAATGAGCTGATTACCGCCGCCGAATACGCTAAGAATGCAAACGGGCCGTTTGAGGAAGTGGCTGCTGATGTTTATAAAGAATATGCGCGACGTCTTCGGATCAATCATGCGCTTGATTTCGACGATCTGATTATGACGACGATTCGTCTTTTTCGAGAAATGCCCGAGGCCTTGGAATACTATCAACGCAAGTTCCAATATATCCATGTGGACGAGTATCAGGATACGAACAAGGCGCAATACATGCTTGTGAAGCAACTTGCCGGCCGTTTTCGCAACACCTGTGTCGTCGGCGACTCCGATCAGTCCATTTATAAATGGCGCGGAGCCGATATCAGCAATATCTTATCTTTTGAAGAAGATTACGAGGAAGCCGAAGTTATTTTACTGGAACAAAATTACCGTTCGACAAAGACGATTCTATCGGCGGCCAATGAACTGATTAAAAATAACAGCGGACGTAAGCCGAAAAATTTATGGACCGAAAATAAGGAAGGAACCCGCATTCATTTTTATGATGCCATGGATGAGCGGGAGGAAGCGTTTTATGTCGTAAATCAAATGAAAGAAGCGGCACAAACGAACGAGCAGAGCTATCGAGATTTCGCGGTGCTCTATCGCACAAACGCCCAGTCCCGTGTGATGGAAGAATTGTTCGTCAAGTCAAATATCCCCTATCAAATGATCGGCGGCACAAAATTTTATGACCGTAAAGAAATCAAAGATGTGCTTGCCTATCTAAGGGTCATTGCCAATCCCGATGATGATATCAGTTTGCAGCGGATTATTAATGTTCCTAAACGAGGGATTGGGGCGACAACGGTGGATAAAGTGGCTGCTTATGCGAACAATCAGAACATAAGTCTGTACGGAGCCCTCCTGGAATCCGAACAGATCGGCCTTTCGGCAACGGTGACGAAAAAGCTTCTCGGCTTCACGGAACATCTGAACAACTGGATACGCCAACAGGAGTATTTATCGGTGATCGATATCATCGAGGAAGTGTTGGAAACGTCCGGATATCGGGAAGCACTCAAAGTGGACAAGACATTGGAGGCCCAAAGCCGTCTCGAAAATATGGACGAGCTTCTCACTGTCGCCCAAGAGTTTGAAAAAAGACAGGACGACAAGTCGTTGATCGCCTTTTTGACTGACCTGGCCCTGGTTGCGGATATTGATCGTCTCGATGATGAAGAGGAAAAGCAACAAGGAATGGTGACGATGATGACATTGCATGCCGCCAAAGGGCTGGAGTTTCCTACTGTTTTTTTAATCGGGATGGAGGAAGGAATTTTCCCCCATAACCGTTCCTTATTTGAAGAAGAAGAGATGCAAGAAGAACGCCGACTCGCGTATGTGGGAATGACGCGCGCGGAAGAACAGTTGCATCTGACAAAAGCTTTGTCAAGACGCCTTTACGGACGAGCGCAAATGAATCCGGGTTCACGGTTTATCAACGAAGTTCCGGGCCATTTATTTGAAGCCGTGCCGGAAACAACCGAGAATGTTTCCAGCAATGACGAGGTTGCGAAAGGGGCGCGAAAACATCGGAAGGTGGCTACGACGACCCGAACGGGCGGAGAAACGCACGCTTGGAAGGTGGGAGACAAAGCGGATCATCGAAAATGGGGGACAGGTACGGTGGTCGCTGTTAAAGGGGACGATGAAGACCAGGAGTTGGATATTGCATTTCCCGAAGAAGGCATAAAACGACTTGTTGCCAAATTCGCCCCGATCACACGTCAATAA
- the ligA gene encoding NAD-dependent DNA ligase LigA produces MAIDQDVEKRAAELRERLHRYNYHYHVLDDPIVPDANYDEDMHELIRLEEDNPALKRNDSPTMRIGGEVLSGFQKVRHERPMLSLGNAFNEQELWDFDRRVRQGLSAEDEVTYSCELKVDGLAVALTYERGRLVRGATRGDGQIGEDITSNLKTVGSIPLYLNEAVNLEVRGEVFMPEHSFQRLNEAKEQRGEALFANPRNAAAGSLRQLDPKIAATRNLDIFLYAIGDDRGAGVISHHDAIAYMKKLGLKVNPENRHVGSMEEVIAYVHHWIEQRKDLHYEIDGIVIKVDSLKQQDELGFTSKNPRWAIAYKFPAEEKMTTLTEIELSVGRTGVVTPTAHLEPVTVAGTTVQRASLHNEELIREKDIKIGDQVIIKKAGDIIPEVVRVLEEVRTGGEKDFSMPSECPECGSELVHLEEEVALRCINPRCPAQIREGLIHFVSRNAMNIDGLGERVITQLFHHHLVADISDLYTLQYEELVKLERMADKSVNNLLAAIEASKDNSLERLLFGLGIRFIGVKAADTLARHYKTIEALQNASSEDIQAVPEIGHKMAEAIEQYFLQPEVADMLKRLKESGVNMTFKGSTESESEKFQNQTFVLTGKLENWSRNELKAIIEANGGKVTSSVSKNTDVLIAGEDAGSKKDKAEELDVEIWDEKQALEKID; encoded by the coding sequence ATGGCTATAGATCAAGACGTAGAAAAGCGTGCGGCGGAGCTGCGTGAACGACTACATCGCTACAATTATCATTATCACGTGCTTGATGATCCCATCGTCCCCGATGCGAATTATGATGAGGATATGCATGAACTCATCCGGCTTGAAGAAGACAACCCAGCTTTAAAGCGCAATGATTCCCCGACGATGCGCATTGGCGGGGAAGTGCTTTCCGGGTTTCAAAAGGTTCGTCATGAACGACCGATGTTAAGCCTCGGGAATGCATTTAACGAGCAGGAATTATGGGATTTTGACCGCCGCGTACGCCAAGGGCTGTCGGCAGAAGACGAAGTAACATATAGCTGTGAACTTAAGGTCGATGGCCTCGCGGTCGCCCTCACGTATGAGAGGGGGCGCTTGGTTCGCGGTGCGACAAGAGGCGATGGGCAAATCGGTGAAGATATTACGTCAAATCTTAAAACCGTCGGTTCGATTCCGTTGTATCTCAATGAAGCGGTAAACCTTGAGGTTCGCGGGGAAGTATTTATGCCGGAACATTCGTTTCAACGACTGAATGAAGCGAAAGAACAACGTGGAGAAGCATTATTCGCCAATCCGCGTAACGCGGCGGCAGGTTCCTTGAGACAGCTAGACCCTAAAATTGCGGCCACTCGAAACTTGGATATTTTTCTCTATGCGATCGGTGACGATCGCGGGGCAGGTGTAATCTCCCACCATGACGCGATTGCCTATATGAAGAAATTAGGGTTAAAGGTAAACCCCGAAAACCGACACGTCGGTTCGATGGAAGAAGTCATCGCCTATGTGCATCACTGGATCGAACAACGCAAGGATCTCCACTATGAAATTGACGGCATCGTTATTAAAGTAGACAGCCTGAAACAGCAAGATGAACTTGGCTTTACGTCAAAAAACCCCCGTTGGGCGATTGCTTACAAGTTTCCGGCAGAAGAAAAAATGACGACGTTAACCGAGATCGAATTGTCGGTGGGGCGAACCGGCGTTGTAACCCCGACCGCTCACCTTGAGCCGGTGACGGTTGCCGGGACCACTGTTCAACGAGCCTCGCTTCACAATGAAGAACTTATTCGCGAAAAAGACATTAAAATCGGGGACCAAGTCATTATTAAAAAAGCAGGAGACATCATACCGGAAGTTGTACGTGTGCTGGAAGAGGTGCGTACCGGCGGGGAAAAAGATTTTTCAATGCCATCGGAGTGTCCTGAGTGCGGGAGCGAACTCGTCCATTTGGAAGAGGAAGTCGCTTTACGCTGTATTAATCCGCGGTGTCCTGCACAAATTCGCGAAGGATTGATCCATTTTGTCTCCAGAAACGCGATGAACATCGATGGGCTCGGAGAACGGGTGATTACACAACTTTTTCATCATCATCTCGTTGCTGATATTTCTGATTTATATACGCTTCAATATGAAGAACTAGTCAAGCTTGAACGCATGGCCGATAAATCGGTGAATAATTTGTTGGCGGCGATTGAAGCGTCGAAAGACAATTCGCTGGAACGATTGCTGTTTGGATTGGGCATTCGTTTTATCGGGGTGAAAGCGGCCGACACACTTGCGCGCCATTACAAAACGATAGAAGCCTTGCAAAACGCATCATCGGAGGATATTCAGGCGGTGCCGGAAATTGGGCATAAGATGGCAGAGGCGATCGAGCAGTATTTTCTACAGCCCGAAGTGGCAGATATGCTCAAGCGTCTAAAGGAATCCGGTGTGAACATGACATTTAAAGGAAGTACGGAGAGTGAATCGGAGAAGTTTCAAAATCAAACGTTTGTGCTTACCGGGAAGTTGGAAAACTGGTCACGCAATGAGTTAAAGGCCATTATTGAAGCCAACGGCGGAAAAGTAACGTCAAGCGTCAGCAAAAACACAGACGTACTCATTGCAGGTGAAGATGCAGGCTCCAAAAAGGACAAAGCCGAGGAGTTGGACGTGGAAATATGGGATGAGAAGCAAGCGCTGGAAAAAATCGATTAA
- a CDS encoding CamS family sex pheromone protein — protein sequence MERRVLAVSLAMLLILSGCADFLDPDTTEETAETEDGEQQQETADVGAPVPSLSEYYRNVFPDGEYEPGEVRGYTSGEGCYSGTAYNRLDLERLEIGLSEIASETFPPEDYFIQEGQFVESNELNAWLARYEDVDGDDDEEGNAGLGLNPSLGDGEGFEEQHSNHPCVLSHIIEQNYHIENDDGELELGGVAVALSLNSIYYFREQNEDGTYGSWFDETISEEEAMDAGEEMAEEVVDRLRSNAREEGMLNDVPIVISLFREAPQNSITPGEFIGAATAEAGSDLGSWETLNEEHYFFPSDRAFDHVPEDAERFNQFKEAVNSYFSDHIGVTARGHYQGNDLESLSIEVPIRFHTKMETIAVTQQAASELEEHFQTGIDITMTITTNAQTEALITREGGEEVHVHIYE from the coding sequence ATGGAAAGAAGGGTGTTGGCAGTAAGTTTAGCTATGCTTCTTATCCTTTCCGGCTGCGCGGATTTTTTGGACCCGGACACTACAGAAGAAACGGCAGAGACAGAGGACGGGGAACAACAACAAGAAACGGCAGACGTGGGGGCGCCGGTTCCCAGTTTGTCGGAATACTACCGAAATGTTTTTCCGGATGGAGAGTATGAACCCGGTGAAGTAAGAGGCTATACATCAGGGGAAGGTTGCTACTCAGGTACTGCCTATAACCGGTTGGATTTGGAACGGTTGGAAATTGGACTTAGTGAAATAGCTTCGGAGACGTTTCCGCCCGAAGATTATTTTATTCAAGAAGGGCAGTTTGTTGAAAGCAACGAGTTGAATGCTTGGCTGGCCCGTTATGAAGATGTCGATGGGGATGACGATGAAGAGGGAAATGCAGGCCTCGGGTTAAATCCTTCGCTTGGAGACGGGGAGGGCTTTGAAGAACAACATAGCAATCATCCATGCGTTCTTTCTCATATTATCGAACAAAACTATCACATCGAAAATGATGATGGAGAGCTAGAACTGGGTGGTGTTGCGGTCGCGCTATCCTTAAACAGCATCTATTATTTCCGTGAGCAAAATGAAGACGGCACATACGGCTCCTGGTTTGACGAAACAATTTCAGAAGAAGAGGCCATGGACGCGGGCGAGGAAATGGCGGAGGAAGTTGTTGATCGCTTGCGCTCGAATGCTCGAGAAGAAGGGATGTTGAATGACGTACCAATTGTCATCAGTCTCTTCAGGGAAGCACCGCAAAATTCAATTACCCCGGGGGAATTCATCGGGGCCGCAACCGCTGAAGCAGGAAGTGACCTCGGCAGCTGGGAGACCTTGAATGAGGAGCATTACTTTTTTCCGTCCGATCGTGCGTTTGATCATGTACCGGAAGATGCTGAACGCTTTAACCAATTCAAGGAAGCGGTAAACAGTTATTTTAGCGACCATATAGGTGTCACCGCCCGGGGGCATTATCAGGGCAATGACCTCGAAAGTCTCTCTATCGAGGTGCCGATCCGGTTTCATACCAAAATGGAGACAATCGCGGTGACCCAACAGGCAGCAAGTGAGTTGGAAGAACATTTTCAAACGGGCATTGACATTACCATGACCATCACCACGAATGCTCAGACCGAAGCGCTGATTACAAGAGAAGGCGGAGAAGAGGTGCATGTGCACATTTATGAATAA